Part of the Benincasa hispida cultivar B227 chromosome 11, ASM972705v1, whole genome shotgun sequence genome, TAACTTGAAAAAGGAATGTAGCAAGATTAAACatattctgagaagctagtTAGCGCAACTTTAAGGTGCAGTGTAGATTTGGATTTCTTTAGTATAAGAtgtgcttgaggacaagcattattcTAATTTTGGGGGTGTgttaacttgtagaaatacaagttattatagtcttTTACTTATAATGAGGATAGATAAAAAGAAATGTGTCAATTTTGTTAAGAATTCATGCTACATATTAAACTTACACTGAAGTATCTCAAAAATACCCACTGATTGCATATCATGAGTTATGTTATGCCAAAGTATCTATTATGCAGACTGATTGCAGGACTTCATCGCATGCATGAAACCCCTACCCAATGAACAAAAAATTGGTTGCATGCCTCGGGATTTCTGAGCCAGTACCAGCAAATCTTCTGGCAAGTATTCAGAATATTGACCATAATAGCAGTGCTGACATTCTCACCTACCGCATCAGATGATAGCGACTTATCAAAGCAGGAATCCCACCAATAGTTTGCACAtggctctataaataaagcctTGACGCCATGAAGAAGGGAGACTTTTAGACCCAGAGACTGAGATTTTCACGAAAGAAAATTTCACCTCTATATTTCACCTTGATTCTTCATCGGAGCCTCGCCAGAGCAAGAGTCTGAGAGGGCCTTCTCCATTCACCCAACCATTATATCACCAACAACCTTGACATTCATCTGTggaaagcaagagattgctaacAACAACCCTTCACCTTATCTCTTTAACTCTTTAGTTGttgtataacattttatttaagAGATTGCTCAACTGTGTATTTAATAAATGTATTTCTAGTTCAATATCATCATGTCcactttcatcatcttctttatcttcaCTTTCACTTTATCTAGTGTCACGAGTAACTAATTCTAATGGGGTAAGGGGGAAGATTAACACCATGGTCTAAGTAGAATAGGTGAAAGTTATCCTGTTTGCTTAATGTATGAGTATTAAAATGCTTGCCTATGAGAACTCATTTAGTTAAGTAGCTATGACTAACTACCCGAGAAGGAAAGTAGTCGTGGATCTCATTAAGCAAAGCAAGaagtgtttctagagatagatATAACCTTGAGCTCATAGCAATCTCATTCTTGCATCATAGAAATATAATAAGTATGGTTGGCCATCGAGAGATGTGCGATAATTGGAAGTGCTAGCCAAGAAAAACTCTTACTATAAACTTAATGATGCGGTGTTGATCTTCCCCAAAGCCTGCCTTTTCCATATATTTCCTTCACGTTAAGACTGTTGTTTCTCTTAAGTACTCTCAGAATCTATCTCAAGGATGTCTCTGTTAGTTTAGATATTTAGATTATGTAAATTAGTTAATCGCATGAACTTGAcgttattttgaaaatattttcttcgTCGCATACACACATTCACCTATCACTCTCTTAGTACAAATCCTCATGTTCGACCTTGGGTTATCCTGAGAAATTCGTaatcttgttatacttggtTTGATGacgagaaaacttgtgattaATGCATGATTACTGCAACTAGACGTATAATATTGATATTGCATCTTTAATCTAGTGTAGCTTACAATAACTGCATACGCACAAcacttatccatctactatagatcatttaagttatcacttaaacatgatccacatgtatgtctctacatacatgtttaagctacagatgataacctggatgttagtttattgcttttgtgagttaatgctactaaatgtcgaataaaaatatctcatattttattaaataaataaatcgtttgtacattacaattaaaaactaaaaaacccacaagatttaggacatcaacccaacaatcttctacttgtcctacagctagtggggtgtacatcataaaagtcacactaatataaaagtacacaaaacaataaactagggcataatacgCGCCTAGTACAAAATCTCTTACTTGTCTTAGACTAGAAGTGAGTTGTCCTGTAGatccatactctgcaggtgaccctcaaacaccgtAGTTGTgaggacctttgtaaatggatcaacaacgttatacGCTGAAGCTATCTACGTGACgttcacgtcccctcgatgcacaatctcccaaaTGAGAACATTATTTCAGTAAATAACAGAATCATGGATAGGGAActatgatacttccgctctatgtgcttctcgtgcttgtgactcctaggctctcgggaattagccacaacacgactattatcacaataaagggtgataggcctagacatgtctggaaccacttccagatcagtcaggaacttcctaagccacaCAACTTATTTTacagcttcacaagtcgctacgtactcagccttcatagtgaagtcagcaatgcacccctacttTCTGTTCCTTCAGACTAttgcccctccgttaagagtgaacactgatcttgatgtggatttcctagaatccttattagtttggaaatcaaagtccatgtatcctataaggatcaaatccttagaaccatacatgagtatgtagtccctcattcttcgaagGTACTTGAGGATATTATTAACAACAGTTCAGTGATCAAATTCTCgattagactaatatctactgactatccccactgcatggcagatgtcaggtctaatacataacattgcatacatcaggctaccaacaaGCAATgtataggggatccgtctcattttctcaacttttTGACAAAATAACTCAATGCCTGAAAGGGAGcaagcctctcttggagttctgcatcgagaacttgacaagcattttatCACTGTATGATGCCTAAGATAGGgccaacattttgttctttcgatctctaaagatctgaatacctagaacaaaccgcgtctctcccaaatcttaaatgaatgttgattgttttagttttatttgtgtaacttttttttttttttttttttttttttttttttttttttttaatgttagagaagtacttagctatgTTTGGTTGAATGCTTGTTGTTGTTTTATATATCTTATTGAATAGATATATTCAAATGCCCCATGCATTCAAATGCTTTTATTGCCCTACCTGGTTAGTACAAGCCTCGACACTTCCTCTTGCACTTCAACATTGAAGCATATTTGTAAAACATAATGCTCCTTTGGTCTTTCTGTTTATCTCCTTAatttaggggtgttcaaaaaatacgatgacccgaaaaaatcgatcaatccaactcaacccatgcaatttgagttgggttatcaactcatttaggttgggttgggttcaaataaatgaaaattttatgggttgggttggttcatgggttcacctaatataacccaaatcaacccgagtttattgttaatttttttaaaaaaattattacttataacacaattatttatacatatattgatttaattttatgtaattccaatattttttgaataatttattcttcaacaactcttaaaaatagtttctttgcactttagaaagaaaattttcactatataaattgaaattgaatagttaatcttaattcaatatatgaaaataactaaattagatttttacatatttatattttgcttctttttagaacaaaattttaaataaatgactcgaTTAACTCGAACCAATCcaacctaaatatttcatggttggattgggttgagttcattttttaataagggatatttgggttgaagaaatttacaatcgAACAATTAAGTGGGTCTAACAAGTctttcaatccaacccaacccataaacaCCCCTAGCTTAATTATTAGAATATTTAAGATTTGACTTGACCAAATCTTTGCTTTTGGATTTAGCTTCTGTTTTGCTGCTTAATTTGACTTGACCAAACCAAATATTTGTAAAACATAAGACTTCTTTGTTTTATCCTTTGGATAGGAAATaacttaatatgtttttctACCGAGATCAAGACCTCAAGATCCTTCTTCATGTTGATTTCATCAAAACATTGTAAGCTTCCTTCACCTTATAAATTTGTTGCAGTTGATGGTTGTGATTGTGACTGATGATGTCCTTGTTATTGGCCTTAGATTTGGTCTTGTGCTTGAATGATAAAAAGTAAAGATGCAAGATTTTATCCGTAATAATTGATTTAAGTTGCTACTGTATAgataataaaactatatgagATTGTTAAATGAGCGATGACATACTCGATTAGGAGTTTTACAATACGCTTGAAGTGATGACGCATGTGTTTTGTGGAAAAATTATTATGAGCATTTTAACATTCACATTTTGTTGGAGTTTTAGGTGTTAAAAAGGATGTGTTGGGTTTATAAGTCTGAGATGTTCAACTATGTAATTTGTTGCTTGGTTTGGTGTCAGTGGATTTCTAAATAACTTGTGCTAGTAATCCAATAGGTTTCTTTTGTTATGTTTGGTTTATATAATatgtgtctatatatatatataataggtgTCCATCAAAAGGTACAAATCAACCTTCAGAAGAAATGTCCATTGGGAGATCAAGAGAATCTTAGGAATTACAAGTGAACAAAGAAGGCttgcaaaatattttatttacttggaAAAATAAACATGAAAGATACATTACTTTAtcattgttttgttttttttttttttttttggtaatgttaatagatttataaaattttaattatgaagatttttttaaataatgttattttaatatatattaataaaaatagggTAGGAttgaaagtattgacaaaaataggtttttaaatcgtgtacccggtacacaatTACACcttaatcgtgtacccggtacacaaGTGGCACACGCAGTCTGCCGTGGCAATCATGCACCATTGACTGAGGTAATCCTGTACCCGGTACACAATTACTTAAGTCGTGTACCGGTTACACGACTTCCTTCTCCATTAAATCCCTgcaacccttcttcttcctccatccgAAAGCCTTTTGCCTCCTCTTTTCTTTCGTCTTCCCTATCCGAAAACCTCCTCCGTTCGTCCGTCcgaaaaaattgtatttattctcttagATTTTGCCTCCATTTAACCGTTCGTCCGAAAGCTTCTGCCTCTCTTTGAATGTGGTAAAAAAATTTCCCTACGTTGTTTTCTAATATataatctttatatatatatcattttgtttgcatttgggctTAACttaatgtatagtttatggatccatgatttatttgttgagttgaatctagaaatatatgtatatatttgcctatttgttgggttgattTTGTCTAATGTAGTTTATGAACTTAGAAAGTAGATTTTGTTGGGCTATTTTTCTGGATGATTATGTTTGTCTATTTGTTGGgctatttttttatgattaattttttGGATGCCtatgtatttgttgggttgagtttagaaatatatgtatatgtttataaaaatgaagattggttcatatatatattattttgtttgcatttgggctgaattaaatatatgattcattgatatattattttgtttttatttgggttgatttaaatgtatagttaatggatcttagatttgggctgatttaaatgtatagtttatgaaacttagatttggtttgatttaaatgtatagtttatgaatcttagatttgggttgatttaaatgtataatatttagatattatatgttgaacttagaaattggattttgttgggttgacatattaacatattttttttgtcaactataacagttgaaaaaatcataatgaGTATGTCGATGCGTCCTAAAGATTTAATTATTCTTGAACCTAGAAATGATGGAGACAGTGACATTGacgttgaagttgatgaattatttggaaacgataGTAGTGgggaacatgatcttgagttggtatcGTCGGATATGTTCATccaaatagattgggaaatTACAAATTCAACATGTGAACTAGGAtctactttggaagaaaggaatataggtgtagataattgtagtttaatacaaaaaggaatgttgtttaatactaaagaagatttacagcttgctgtaaaaaaatattgtgtgaaTCAAATCAAGATCTTTGATATGTCAGATGTAAATCATGGAGTGATAGTTGTGCTTGGAGGTTACGGGCATGTCAGTgtaaaactcatgggatgttcgGAATCACCAAACTTCAAGGGAAACACTCATGTTGGTTTTAAGAATTGTCACAGGATCATTCATagcttattcaaattttatgagtatcgaaatccaaaatttggttagagctgATCCTGGGGTACATGTGGCTCTACTCCAAGaagtaattaaaaaacaatatggacataatgttaattatagactggtgtggcaagccaagagaaaaatgttgattgttgtgtttggtgattgggaGGAATCATATTCAGAGCTTTAGTATTGGTTGAGTGctcttgttcattacaatccagGAAAACGAACAAATTGGTTTTTTCCCTTTGATGTGCTAGGTACGACTATTTTTGGTCAATTTTTTTTGTCCTTTGGTCCTGCAAGAGAAGGGTTCAAATATTGTAGGCCATTAATCCAGATCGATGGAACTCATCTCTGCGGAAAGtataagaaaaaattattgaCCGTCTTATCTATTGATGTAAACGAGCATATATTTCCTCttgcttttgctattgttgacGGTAAAAATTCatccagttggtcatggtttttgtgggcattacatgaatatgttacccaaagatatggtatttgcttgatttctgatagacataagggcattcttgctgcaattaataatgaggaaattggttggagtgaacctAGAGCCTGAATGCcttgaatattttttagataTTGACTTGGAAAAATGGACTCAATCACATGACGGTGGGTACCACTATAGGTGGATGACAAGCAATGTAGTTGAATGCATGAATGGTGTTTTCAAAGGTGCTAGAATGTTAtcaattacttctttggttaggctaacattcTATCGCACAATACTGTATTTTAAACGTTGAAGACAAGAAATCAGTGAAGCACTCGATCGTGGGGACATGTATACAAAATATGCCCTAAAAAAACTTAAGAGGTGGAAAAAGCGAGCATCTGCGCACACGGTGATATCTATTGACAGGGAAAGTCAAACTTTTGAAGTACAAACTGGCATAAGTATGATTTTTCCCTATAAAGAACAACACACCTAAGTTTTGAGCTTGAAAGAAGGAACATGTTCTTGTAATAAGTGATAgtcattcaagattccatgctctcatgtaattgcagtttgtaattacatgtGTATGGCATACATAccacttattgatgaatgctacaaattgtccaatttcaaGCGACGTTATGAAGGCCGCTTCCATCCAATAGAACACCCAGATTAttggccaaaattatcatttataGAAGTTTGTCCAAATGGGACTTACTAAGATAACAGGGTCGTCTTAAAAGTATGtgcattcataatgaaatggattggagagaggcaagccaaaaagtTCAATGTACAATTTGCAAGAGAGAAAGACATAACAAATGTACTTGTCTACAGCGTACATTGGGTGCTTCATTTTCGGGTCATTAGgtgtatcttttttttttacttgtattttttatgtaattgtatattttatgtacttatatttttcatgtaattgtatcttttatgtacttatattttttatttaattgtttcgttttatgtaattgtattttttatgtaatgaatttatttttcatgtaattgtattttttatgtactttttatgtatcttttatgtgatggattttattatgtaatgtaatttgaactttttaggtAATGGAACTTGGTCCTTCTAATCCTGTAcaattatatcaacaaaatacgcATCGTTCACAATCGGTATGGGATAGTTCTTCCATAGTAgtttggagttgttggagaagggAGGCGTCTGCACAATCTACTATCTTATTTGATCACCGCATTATTCCCTACGTTGAGCAGACAGGTTTTCTTGTGGTTGCACAAATCAGTTTTATCCAGCTTGATTGCACCTTATTACTGCTCTAGTTGAGCGTTGGAGACCagaaacccacacatttcacctgccATGTGAGGAATGTACGATCATACAATTTGGGTTAGAGTGGACGGGCAACCATTGACAGGTTCACTACAGTATGCCTAGAAGAACGTTTGTGAAGAGCTCTTAGGCGTTCTACCAGATGATCTGAAaggatcaagattgagtatcccctGGTTGGCGTCCCAGTTTCTAGAATTACCTTCCGATGTCGACGATATCAGCGTACGTAGGTATGCACGAGTATACATCATCTagatcgtgtgttgagacagtTCGGTCTACGACAAACGATACCTTCGCTGTCCTATACACTCCCAGCACTACACCAGGTCaatttgagaggtaagcacgaccaagactggCATCGAATCCACATGGAATATATATCCTACTAGCATGGAGCgacatgatcgttgtgcacagggagaattaacaaatgggcCAGCTATATCAGATGACTACTTTTCCTGGTACAATTCaatcacgaggcgatttatcacacctgacggcgcttactattactgcatggtaagagatttaaaatcagacattttccatatatatgatatgaatattatttgatatttattttttcattgtacagaataattttatcaaagATGTACAAAAATATTCAGTGCAAAACAACTTACTAGacttgggttcaatgtgtcagcaaacattggtcaacatATAAGGTATTATTTAACAAACAAGAtgatcgaagacgtattcgtcgtagaTGACAACGACAGCAGgatgaacctaatttagagggacacgaagGCAACCCCATGAGGGGTAAGAGCCAGGGgagttgtttttaaatttcatgtaaactttcattttcaaattgtaaattaaagaactaactGTAAACCTTCTTTAATAtctgacattttttttttaatatgagtgcaagataattatgttttcattgtagattaaatatataattaagtttaataatgaagaaatttgtgGACCGGTTCTTAAAGtcttaatattgttgtacatctccaattaaaaaaataattagtcaatctatttaaaaaaaaaaaaaaaaaaagaaaaacaaatcgtGGACTGGGTCCACAATTATGGCAATCGTGGACCTGGTCCACGAGTTTCCATGTGACCGGTCAACCAGTCCGTCAACGTGGTGCTGACTGGATTAAATGGTAATCGTGTATCCCGTACACGATTTCACTACCCTActtttgtcaatagtttcaaTAAAcacctattttaaaaaatactttcaatcctaccctatttttgtcaatatatattaaaataaaattatttaaaaaaaaaatcaattatgaatgaaagtcatggtatttaatgtgtTATGAAGTATTTAATATATGTTGGTTGGGCTTGAGTCCCGAGTTTATTTTTAACACAAATATGAAGAAtgatatataaattattattgttgaAATAAAGTTATACTTTTTATAGCCATGAGCAAAGCTATAACataatttatatagtgaaaaaaaaaaggctataaaaagattattatagtaattatagcTATTAGAAAAGACTAAATAATCGTAGTATATCATAAGATTAAAgctataaatattatattatagtgTTAAAAAAGTGCTATCATAAGTTAAAGATAGCATATTATTTTAGTATACATACTATAGCTTTAATAAAAAATgctattaaaatttaaatgtttttataGCAAAGTAAATAAGCTATACATTCATACTTTATTATAGCATCCAATATAGCTCATTTTTTATAGCAAAGTAAATAAGTTATACCGTTATAGTTTTTTTCCATTAGCTATCGTATCcgttatttcttgtagtgaatgatCATATcgaattatttttaatttttaccgTGTATTTGTGAGGTATGGTATATTTATGGTATTCGAGTTGTTTTTGAAACCTTGTATCTTTGCATTCTCGtttgtatttaatttgattattttgttatttactaattagtattttctattatataaattcgTTTGTTTTATTCTTACAATTATGAaacatttttatcatttttataaatgaaacttaaaaatttactctttttttgtcagctcaaaaatatatatatgtgcatCTCAGACTACatttatatttctgtattcATCCAATTTCTCGTCACGTGTTAAATTATCCTGATCTCAAATTAGAATGCACCCAACGTGGATATATGGTCAGAGTCAGAGATTTAATACCATGAGTATAACCCccacacaaatatatttatgacttatatttaatttcttcttATCCTTTGAAGAATTAGGAAATGAATAATttcgaaaaaggaaaataagaaagaaaacgaAAAACGGTTTTGAGAGAAAGGatcaaattcaaacaaaattcccaaaaaaaaaGCCCTAATTTCCCAACCACGAATCGCCCTCTTCGATTTCCCTCCAAATCAGGAACTCTCTTCTAAATATAGCTCTGCAACTTCCTCATCAAATTACCTTCCACCGAAGATCGCTCCAGTTTTCACCTATAAATCAAGTGCATTCCATCTCATTTTCCTCAGGCAGCAATTTCCAAATCGAAGGCGTTTTTCGGCGATCCTTCTTGTTCGATTCATCTCACCGAATAAAACACCAcacaaatccaaaaaaaaaaactgaaaatcgCAATGGAGATGAAGAAGATCGCCTGCGCCGTCCTCTTCGCTGCCGCAACCGTCAGCGCTGCCGTGGCTCACGATGAGGCGTTGGCTCCAGCACCTGGACCAAGCAGTGGCGCCGCCATTGGTCTCCCGGCAATTGGCTCTGTCATCGGGGCTTCATTGCTCTCCGTCGCCGCTTACTACTTGCAATAGTGGGATTGATGAAGGAGAGGAAAAGGAATGAAGGGAGATAATACGAGGGATTGGTTAATGTGCTGCCGTCGATATTTATATATTGGACAGAATTTTCTGTGCGCTTAATTGTcagatttattattttatatattttgttttaaatttgggaaaATTTGATGATTAGTCAATAATACTTctttttaattaacatttttattttcataatcaGCTAAATTACTTCCCAGAGGAATCAATTACCATCTCGAATCTCACTCTTgcaatctttaaaaaaaattaattagaaaaaactacttcaaatatatatatatatatatatataaacacgTCCACCATAATACGATGATAATGCACTAAATCAAATCAGATTATCCAACTTTTACGgcatatattttctctcttgaATTAACAATTAACTCGAATGAAATCTATCAAAGAATGTGTCtctataaaggaaaaaaaattgtttctaagagaattgtaaatataattaattttgaatgcttTAAATTTATCCAATATTTGCATTATAAATTAAGAAAAGATTACATTATTACCCTGTTTCTAAGATTACCTATTATGTGCACAAACACAATAATGTCAGAGAAGAGGAGTGTTTTGtttctatcattttttatattattcttataatttctattttatttttctaaaatatttagaTTACATTTATTTTCGAACATGTGAGCCATTCAATCTTCATCCTGCAATTGTTTTAGATATTTATCCCtctttttttctaactttttaatttatatttgtcATCCAAATCCATAATTTGATAACTTTCTACATTGAAAATgatttgcaaattttttttaaaaaaatattgcaaTTTTTAGTAGGAGGAATGTATACGGTTGAGTATTTGCAATTGGTTTAATTTGACAATATTCTttgaattaatcaaatttaatttcacaACATTTCTTCATATCAAATTATATAACCCAAAGCCAACCACATCATAGAACTTTATTCACAATAAATATATGacaatttatttactaattacATTATTGGTTATAATTACtttaaaatgttaattaaaaaaatacttcaaaatgtATTACTTTTATTAACCAATTTAAGTGTAACTCAACCATTAACGTATTAGTATTTATTCTCATAGGTTAAGATTTGAATCTCACCT contains:
- the LOC120091614 gene encoding arabinogalactan protein 23-like translates to MEMKKIACAVLFAAATVSAAVAHDEALAPAPGPSSGAAIGLPAIGSVIGASLLSVAAYYLQ